One Molothrus aeneus isolate 106 chromosome 6, BPBGC_Maene_1.0, whole genome shotgun sequence genomic window carries:
- the KCNJ11 gene encoding ATP-sensitive inward rectifier potassium channel 11, translating into MLSRKGIIPEEYVLTRLAEDVPDHARYRARERRARFVGKNGACNVAHKNIREQGRFLQDVFTTLVDLKWPHTLLIFTMSFLCSWLLFGMVWWLIAFAHGDLDHSTRLQRDPAEGTAGPAAAFVPCVTSIHSFTSAFLFSIEVQVTIGFGGRMVTEECPAAILVLIVQNIVGLVINAIMLGCIFMKTSQAHRRAETLIFSKHAVIALREGRLCFMLRVGDLRKSMIISATIRMQVVKKTASLEGEVVPLNQIDIQMENPVGGNSIFLVSPLIIYHVIDKNSPLYDISPMNLHHHEDLEIIVILEGVVETTGITTQARTSYLADEILWGQRFVPIVAEEDGRYSVDYSKFGNTVKVPTPSCTARQLEEDKSIMDTMPLSPKGTIRKRSVKLKPKFTISEEPS; encoded by the coding sequence aTGCTCTCGAGGAAGGGGATCATCCCCGAGGAGTACGTGCTGACCCGGCTGGCCGAGGATGTGCCCGATCACGCTCGGTACCGCGCTCGGGAGAGGCGGGCGCGCTTCGTGGGCAAGAACGGCGCCTGCAATGTGGCCCACAAGAACATCCGCGAGCAGGGGCGCTTCCTGCAGGACGTCTTCACCACCCTGGTGGACCTCAAGTGGCCGCACACGCTGCTCATCTTcaccatgtccttcctgtgcagcTGGCTGCTCTTCGGCATGGTCTGGTGGCTCATCGCCTTCGCGCACGGGGACCTGGACCACAGCACCCGGCTGCAGCGGGACCCCGCCGAGGGGACGGCCGGGCCCGCGGCCGCCTTCGTGCCCTGCGTGACCAGCATCCACTCCTTCACCTCCGCCTTCCTCTTCTCCATCGAGGTGCAGGTGACCATCGGCTTCGGGGGGCGCATGGTGACGGAGGAGTGCCCGGCCGCCATCCTGGTGCTGATCGTGCAGAACATCGTGGGGCTGGTGATCAACGCCATCATGCTGGGCTGCATCTTCATGAAGACGTCGCAGGCCCACCGGCGGGCCGAGACCCTCATCTTCAGCAAGCACGCGGTGATCGCCCTGCGGGAGGGCCGGCTCTGCTTCATGCTGCGGGTGGGCGACCTCCGCAAGAGCATGATCATCAGTGCCACCATCCGCATGCAGGTGGTGAAGAAGACGGCCAGCCTGGAGGGCGAGGTGGTGCCCCTCAACCAGATCGACATCCAGATGGAGAACCCCGTGGGGGGCAACAGCATCTTCCTGGTCTCCCCGCTCATCATCTACCACGTGATAGACAAGAACAGCCCCCTCTACGACATCTCCCCCATGAACCTGCACCACCACGAGGACCTGGAGATCATCGTCATCTTGGAAGGGGTGGTGGAGACCACCGGCATCACCACCCAGGCCAGAACCTCCTACCTGGCGGACGAAATCCTCTGGGGCCAAAGGTTTGTGCCCATCGTGGCAGAGGAAGACGGGCGATACTCGGTGGACTACTCTAAATTCGGCAACACGGTGAAAGTGCCCACGCCCTCGTGCACTGCccggcagctggaggaggacaAGAGCATCATGGACACCATGCCACTGTCCCCGAAAGGCACAATTAGGAAAAGGTCTGTCAAGCTAAAGCCCAAGTTTACCATAAGCGAAGAGCCTTCCTGA